In one Antennarius striatus isolate MH-2024 chromosome 15, ASM4005453v1, whole genome shotgun sequence genomic region, the following are encoded:
- the LOC137608780 gene encoding KN motif and ankyrin repeat domain-containing protein 1-like isoform X1 yields the protein MEATTSKEMSGQIPEDCFPNYLGINDSYHSDVEYPNCVDCLQHGSTIKRLSLKRRPRVGINNVEKNQSSISPSQWHSAESLSSSGDDARLLGMSSTTRGRPPLPPPYGSSLESKPSRNEGPAVPQTLNEPKPQPAARSLTSQRQHSMVERIPAENPKHVELEVINPPQPHPRRRLASFGGISSSGSLSPFTGLGAYNQNNNGNKPTGAGSDMHLSSSLGNRGSTGSLKLSPQSSGRSTPVKSLGPMHLQHVRDQMVIALQRLKELEEQVKIIPILHVKIAVLQEEKRQLAFQLGNQIENRDENEEIWKRAHGTEKADTGNQIIKGEGLEDILRSDSNNLGEFRQLTEEIQALESTLKGRHLQAWHGIVHRTLHDSAIKSLTDGMDKDISSNLSKSLKENKFVCTDQVAMRSVATEVCEDNLGIYTKRDSELDAQQLIVGNLKKRICLLEAELKESTLQTEMSRLKLELQTAGARNRADKASSAKPSTVSTSTEVKIQTASQGVGNHTELKDASAGETKEAKTVGTSYCRPELKDVCTGPDIPMSLWEVRERVETMEKGVGIHIYTNTQGVGMEIKLCNAQTNTDIPVERRKVNYRSVACGDCSVMVHEPKEVVSQGVTTDKVKGMDLGIMATPKTVSQRTNTVSSSVCRFTNTRNAFNTESSTNTIISTKDKHTNTPQTVMRTVSVGSQVKEVKCVPKTCTVDEGTSHLQVYAFKQIPATVPKATRDTGVGFANVNENFLVGLKTRNMASGPSRLPDPIKTRSIGVGEGRIWDFSVSSKQPGHTSQQSSQSQWDPELNHYIEKMQRLLRDHGDLLTQKTTQRDEVLQENRGSTNSKPSCSNKAGAQRGTEVHLLNAEPPANREIQSPFQLSLDSSKCDKANQEICQHGGNESEVKRMIQMLEQQASSALQDRPANASMLRSVTMKQKGDQSCSSNRKSMKFLRVTTGLEPVSSFNFSAGENSEEVERRGNQRLKISSQDGSQAKRGKTGSTKGSKGLVKSPPQQRFKLNERMFSACQALKMHLVDKSASPSRELHDCLQTIQQEWFSVSSQKTAAPETLEDYLSSFRVISPLVLQRIANMADGNGNTALHYSVSHSNFGIVKKLLDAGVCNVDQQNKAGYTPIMLAALAAVEGPEDMKVVEQLFTEGDVNAKASQAGQTALMLAVSHGRMDMVQALLARGAEVNLQDDEGSTALMCASEHGHADIVRLLLAQPGSDADLTDSDDSTALTIALEAGHNDIAVLLYAHSNFSKGQTQTAAHHSDRTGSSGGRSVFE from the exons ATGGAGGCAACTACATCTAAAGAAATGTCAG GTCAAATCCCCGAAGACTGCTTTCCGAATTACCTTGGGATTAACGACAGTTATCACTCAGACGTGGAATACCCTAATTGCGTGGACTGTCTTCAACACGGCAGCACCATTAAGCGACTAAGTCTTAAAAGGAGGCCCAGAGTGGGCATcaataatgtggaaaaaaaccaaaGTAGTATTTCACCCAGCCAGTGGCATTCTGCAGAATCCTTATCATCTAGTGGTGATGATGCAAGACTGCTGGGCATGTCTTCTACAACCCGAGGTCGaccccctcttcctccaccgTATGGTTCTTCATTGGAGAGCAAACCCTCCAGGAATGAGGGACCAGCAGTGCCTCAAACACTCAATGAGCCAAAGCCTCAGCCTGCTGCGAGATCTTTGACTTCACAAAGACAGCACTCGATGGTGGAAAGGATCCCTGCAGAGAACCCAAAACACGTAGAGCTAGAGGTGATTAACCCACCTCAGCCCCATCCCCGAAGAAGACTGGCCAGCTTCGGAGGGATAAGCTCCTCTGGTTCGCTTTCCCCTTTCACTGGCCTGGGTGCATATAATCAGAATAACAATGGAAACAAACCTACTGGCGCAGGAAGTGATATGCATCTTAGTTCATCCCTGGGAAACAGAGGAAGCACAGGATCCCTGAAGTTAAGCCCACAGAGCTCGGGTAGAAGCACTCCGGTTAAAAGTCTTGGTCCCATGCACCTGCAGCATGTCCGTGATCAGATGGTGATTGCTCTCCAGAGACTGAAGGAGTTGGAGGAGCAGGTGAAAATCATCCCTATTCTTCATGTAAAAATCGCAGTCcttcaggaggaaaagaggCAGTTGGCCTTTCAACTTGGTAATCAGATTGAAaacagggatgaaaatgaagaaatatgGAAGCGAGCACATGGCACAGAAAAGGCAGACACTGGGAATCAGATAATTAAAGGGGAAGGACTTGAGGACATTTTGAGAAGTGACTCCAACAATCTTGGGGAGTTCAGACAactgactgaagagatacagGCTTTGGAATCAACACTTAAGGGCAGACATTTGCAAGCATGGCATGGAATAGTCCATCGTACTCTTCATGACAGTGCTATCAAGTCGTTAACAGATGGAATGGATAAAGATATCAGTAGCAACTTGTCTAAATctctaaaagaaaacaaatttgtGTGCACTGATCAAGTCGCAATGAGGTCCGTTGCAACAGAAGTTTGTGAAGATAATCTTGGAATTTATACAAAAAGGGATTCAGAGCTTGATGCCCAGCAACTAATAGTTGGCAACTTGAAGAAGAGAATTTGCCTCTTGGAGGCGGAGTTGAAAGAATCAACTCTCCAAACTGAGATGAGCCGTCTGAAACTGGAACTTCAGACTGCAGGAGCAAGAAACCGAGCTGATAAAGCTTCCTCTGCAAAGCCATCCACTGTGAGCACCAGCACTGAAGTGAAGATTCAGACTGCTAGCCAGGGAGTGGGCAATCACACTGAGCTCAAAGATGCCAGCGCAGGGGAgacaaaagaagcaaaaacagTGGGAACATCTTATTGTAGGCCTGAGCTGAAGGATGTCTGCACAGGCCCAGATATACCCATGAGCCTCTGGGAGGTCAGGGAGCGAGTGGAGACAATGGAGAAGGGTGTAGGGATCCACatttatacaaacacacaaggagTTGGGATGGAGATTAAGTTGTGCAATGCCCAAACCAACACAGACATTCCAGTAGAGAGAAGAAAGGTTAACTATAGATCGGTGGCTTGTGGGgactgctctgtgatggtccaTGAACCAAAGGAAGTGGTTTCTCAAGGTGTTACCACAGACAAAGTCAAAGGAATGGATTTGGGAATCATGGCAACACCAAAGACAGTTTCTCAACGTACCAACACAGTGTCCAGTTCAGTGTGTCGCTTTACGAACACCAGGAATGCCTTTAACACAGAGTCCAGTACTAATACTATCATAAGTActaaagacaaacacaccaacaccccTCAGACTGTTATGAGGACGGTGTCAGTAGGCAGCCAGGTCAAAGAAGTGAAATGTGTTCCTAAAACATGTACAGTTGATGAAGGAACCTCGCATCTGCAAGTGTATGCCTTCAAACAAATACCAGCAACAGTCCCCAAGGCGACAAGAGACACCGGTGTTGGATTTGCCAATGTTAATGAGAATTTCCTGGTTGGATTGAAAACCCGAAATATGGCCTCTGGGCCATCACGTCTTCCTGATCCCATCAAGACAAGGAGCATTGGCGTGGGGGAAGGAAGGATATGGGATTTCTCAGTTTCATCCAAACAACCTGGGCATACGTCCCAGCAATCTTCACAGTCCCAGTGGGACCCCGAGCTGAATCATTACATAGAGAAGATGCAAAGACTCCTCAGGGATCATGGAGACCTGctcacacagaaaacaactcAGAGAGACGAAGTTCTCCAGGAGAACCGAGGAAGTACCAACTCCAAACCATCCTGCAGTAACAAAGCTGGAGCACAAAGAGGAACAGAAGTCCACCTCTTAAATGCTGAGCCACCAG CCAACAGAGAGATTCAGTCCCCGTTTCAGCTTTCACTAGACTCCTCTAAGTGCGACAAAGCAAATCAAGAAATCTGCCAACATGGCGGTAATGAATCAGAGGTCAAAAGGATGATACAGATGTTGGAACAACAAGCCTCCTCAGCTCTGCAAG ACAGGCCCGCCAATGCCAGCATGCTGCGATCCGTTACGATGAAACAGAAGGGTGACCAAAGCTGTAGCAGCAACAGGAAGAGCATGAAGTTTTTGAGGGTGACCACAGG aTTGGAACCTGTGTCATCTTTCAATTTCTCTGCCGGTGAAAACTCTGAAGAGgtagaaaggagaggaaaccAAAGATTAAAGATATCTTCTCAAGATGGAAGCCAAGCAAAAAGGGGCAAAACGGGTTCCACTAAGGGATCAAAAGGGTTGGTGAAGTCACCTCCACAGCAGAG GTTTAAGCTAAACGAAAGGATGTTTTCTGCTTGTCAAGCCTTAAAGATGCATCTGGTTGATAAGTCAGCTTCACCCAGCAGGGAATTG CATGACTGTCTACAAACGATCCAGCAGGAATGGTTCTCCGTGTCCAGCCAAAAGACGGCTGCCCCTGAGACTTTGGAGGACTACTTGTCTTCTTTCCGGGTCATTTCACCATTGGTTCTGCAGCGTATAGCTAATATGGCCGATGGCAACGGGAACACAGCTTTGCACTACAGCGTGTCTCACTCCAACTTCGGCATCGTCAAGAAATTGCTTGATGCGG GGGTGTGTAACGTGGATCAGCAGAACAAAGCGGGTTACACACCCATCATGCTGGCTGCACTCGCGGCTGTAGAAGGtccagaggacatgaaggtggtgGAGCAGCTCTTCACCGAAGGAGATGTCAATGCCAAGGCGAGCCAG GCCGGTCAGACGGCTCTGATGCTAGCCGTGAGCCACGGCAGGATGGACATGGTGCAGGCTCTCCTGGCGCGGGGCGCGGAGGTCAACCTCCAGGACGACGAGGGCTCCACGGCCCTCATGTGTGCCAGCGAGCACGGCCACGCCGACATCGTCA
- the LOC137608780 gene encoding KN motif and ankyrin repeat domain-containing protein 1-like isoform X2, with protein MEATTSKEMSGQIPEDCFPNYLGINDSYHSDVEYPNCVDCLQHGSTIKRLSLKRRPRVGINNVEKNQSSISPSQWHSAESLSSSGDDARLLGMSSTTRGRPPLPPPYGSSLESKPSRNEGPAVPQTLNEPKPQPAARSLTSQRQHSMVERIPAENPKHVELEVINPPQPHPRRRLASFGGISSSGSLSPFTGLGAYNQNNNGNKPTGAGSDMHLSSSLGNRGSTGSLKLSPQSSGRSTPVKSLGPMHLQHVRDQMVIALQRLKELEEQVKIIPILHVKIAVLQEEKRQLAFQLGNQIENRDENEEIWKRAHGTEKADTGNQIIKGEGLEDILRSDSNNLGEFRQLTEEIQALESTLKGRHLQAWHGIVHRTLHDSAIKSLTDGMDKDISSNLSKSLKENKFVCTDQVAMRSVATEVCEDNLGIYTKRDSELDAQQLIVGNLKKRICLLEAELKESTLQTEMSRLKLELQTAGARNRADKASSAKPSTVSTSTEVKIQTASQGVGNHTELKDASAGETKEAKTVGTSYCRPELKDVCTGPDIPMSLWEVRERVETMEKGVGIHIYTNTQGVGMEIKLCNAQTNTDIPVERRKVNYRSVACGDCSVMVHEPKEVVSQGVTTDKVKGMDLGIMATPKTVSQRTNTVSSSVCRFTNTRNAFNTESSTNTIISTKDKHTNTPQTVMRTVSVGSQVKEVKCVPKTCTVDEGTSHLQVYAFKQIPATVPKATRDTGVGFANVNENFLVGLKTRNMASGPSRLPDPIKTRSIGVGEGRIWDFSVSSKQPGHTSQQSSQSQWDPELNHYIEKMQRLLRDHGDLLTQKTTQRDEVLQENRGSTNSKPSCSNKAGAQRGTEVHLLNAEPPANREIQSPFQLSLDSSKCDKANQEICQHGGNESEVKRMIQMLEQQASSALQDRPANASMLRSVTMKQKGDQSCSSNRKSMKFLRVTTGLEPVSSFNFSAGENSEEVERRGNQRLKISSQDGSQAKRGKTGSTKGSKGLVKSPPQQRFKLNERMFSACQALKMHLVDKSASPSRELHDCLQTIQQEWFSVSSQKTAAPETLEDYLSSFRVISPLVLQRIANMADGNGNTALHYSVSHSNFGIVKKLLDAGVCNVDQQNKAGYTPIMLAALAAVEGPEDMKVVEQLFTEGDVNAKASQAGQTALMLAVSHGRMDMVQALLARGAEVNLQDDEGSTALMCASEHGHADIVRLLLAQPGSDADLTDSDDSTALTIALEAGHNDIAVLLYAHSNFSKGQTTAAHHSDRTGSSGGRSVFE; from the exons ATGGAGGCAACTACATCTAAAGAAATGTCAG GTCAAATCCCCGAAGACTGCTTTCCGAATTACCTTGGGATTAACGACAGTTATCACTCAGACGTGGAATACCCTAATTGCGTGGACTGTCTTCAACACGGCAGCACCATTAAGCGACTAAGTCTTAAAAGGAGGCCCAGAGTGGGCATcaataatgtggaaaaaaaccaaaGTAGTATTTCACCCAGCCAGTGGCATTCTGCAGAATCCTTATCATCTAGTGGTGATGATGCAAGACTGCTGGGCATGTCTTCTACAACCCGAGGTCGaccccctcttcctccaccgTATGGTTCTTCATTGGAGAGCAAACCCTCCAGGAATGAGGGACCAGCAGTGCCTCAAACACTCAATGAGCCAAAGCCTCAGCCTGCTGCGAGATCTTTGACTTCACAAAGACAGCACTCGATGGTGGAAAGGATCCCTGCAGAGAACCCAAAACACGTAGAGCTAGAGGTGATTAACCCACCTCAGCCCCATCCCCGAAGAAGACTGGCCAGCTTCGGAGGGATAAGCTCCTCTGGTTCGCTTTCCCCTTTCACTGGCCTGGGTGCATATAATCAGAATAACAATGGAAACAAACCTACTGGCGCAGGAAGTGATATGCATCTTAGTTCATCCCTGGGAAACAGAGGAAGCACAGGATCCCTGAAGTTAAGCCCACAGAGCTCGGGTAGAAGCACTCCGGTTAAAAGTCTTGGTCCCATGCACCTGCAGCATGTCCGTGATCAGATGGTGATTGCTCTCCAGAGACTGAAGGAGTTGGAGGAGCAGGTGAAAATCATCCCTATTCTTCATGTAAAAATCGCAGTCcttcaggaggaaaagaggCAGTTGGCCTTTCAACTTGGTAATCAGATTGAAaacagggatgaaaatgaagaaatatgGAAGCGAGCACATGGCACAGAAAAGGCAGACACTGGGAATCAGATAATTAAAGGGGAAGGACTTGAGGACATTTTGAGAAGTGACTCCAACAATCTTGGGGAGTTCAGACAactgactgaagagatacagGCTTTGGAATCAACACTTAAGGGCAGACATTTGCAAGCATGGCATGGAATAGTCCATCGTACTCTTCATGACAGTGCTATCAAGTCGTTAACAGATGGAATGGATAAAGATATCAGTAGCAACTTGTCTAAATctctaaaagaaaacaaatttgtGTGCACTGATCAAGTCGCAATGAGGTCCGTTGCAACAGAAGTTTGTGAAGATAATCTTGGAATTTATACAAAAAGGGATTCAGAGCTTGATGCCCAGCAACTAATAGTTGGCAACTTGAAGAAGAGAATTTGCCTCTTGGAGGCGGAGTTGAAAGAATCAACTCTCCAAACTGAGATGAGCCGTCTGAAACTGGAACTTCAGACTGCAGGAGCAAGAAACCGAGCTGATAAAGCTTCCTCTGCAAAGCCATCCACTGTGAGCACCAGCACTGAAGTGAAGATTCAGACTGCTAGCCAGGGAGTGGGCAATCACACTGAGCTCAAAGATGCCAGCGCAGGGGAgacaaaagaagcaaaaacagTGGGAACATCTTATTGTAGGCCTGAGCTGAAGGATGTCTGCACAGGCCCAGATATACCCATGAGCCTCTGGGAGGTCAGGGAGCGAGTGGAGACAATGGAGAAGGGTGTAGGGATCCACatttatacaaacacacaaggagTTGGGATGGAGATTAAGTTGTGCAATGCCCAAACCAACACAGACATTCCAGTAGAGAGAAGAAAGGTTAACTATAGATCGGTGGCTTGTGGGgactgctctgtgatggtccaTGAACCAAAGGAAGTGGTTTCTCAAGGTGTTACCACAGACAAAGTCAAAGGAATGGATTTGGGAATCATGGCAACACCAAAGACAGTTTCTCAACGTACCAACACAGTGTCCAGTTCAGTGTGTCGCTTTACGAACACCAGGAATGCCTTTAACACAGAGTCCAGTACTAATACTATCATAAGTActaaagacaaacacaccaacaccccTCAGACTGTTATGAGGACGGTGTCAGTAGGCAGCCAGGTCAAAGAAGTGAAATGTGTTCCTAAAACATGTACAGTTGATGAAGGAACCTCGCATCTGCAAGTGTATGCCTTCAAACAAATACCAGCAACAGTCCCCAAGGCGACAAGAGACACCGGTGTTGGATTTGCCAATGTTAATGAGAATTTCCTGGTTGGATTGAAAACCCGAAATATGGCCTCTGGGCCATCACGTCTTCCTGATCCCATCAAGACAAGGAGCATTGGCGTGGGGGAAGGAAGGATATGGGATTTCTCAGTTTCATCCAAACAACCTGGGCATACGTCCCAGCAATCTTCACAGTCCCAGTGGGACCCCGAGCTGAATCATTACATAGAGAAGATGCAAAGACTCCTCAGGGATCATGGAGACCTGctcacacagaaaacaactcAGAGAGACGAAGTTCTCCAGGAGAACCGAGGAAGTACCAACTCCAAACCATCCTGCAGTAACAAAGCTGGAGCACAAAGAGGAACAGAAGTCCACCTCTTAAATGCTGAGCCACCAG CCAACAGAGAGATTCAGTCCCCGTTTCAGCTTTCACTAGACTCCTCTAAGTGCGACAAAGCAAATCAAGAAATCTGCCAACATGGCGGTAATGAATCAGAGGTCAAAAGGATGATACAGATGTTGGAACAACAAGCCTCCTCAGCTCTGCAAG ACAGGCCCGCCAATGCCAGCATGCTGCGATCCGTTACGATGAAACAGAAGGGTGACCAAAGCTGTAGCAGCAACAGGAAGAGCATGAAGTTTTTGAGGGTGACCACAGG aTTGGAACCTGTGTCATCTTTCAATTTCTCTGCCGGTGAAAACTCTGAAGAGgtagaaaggagaggaaaccAAAGATTAAAGATATCTTCTCAAGATGGAAGCCAAGCAAAAAGGGGCAAAACGGGTTCCACTAAGGGATCAAAAGGGTTGGTGAAGTCACCTCCACAGCAGAG GTTTAAGCTAAACGAAAGGATGTTTTCTGCTTGTCAAGCCTTAAAGATGCATCTGGTTGATAAGTCAGCTTCACCCAGCAGGGAATTG CATGACTGTCTACAAACGATCCAGCAGGAATGGTTCTCCGTGTCCAGCCAAAAGACGGCTGCCCCTGAGACTTTGGAGGACTACTTGTCTTCTTTCCGGGTCATTTCACCATTGGTTCTGCAGCGTATAGCTAATATGGCCGATGGCAACGGGAACACAGCTTTGCACTACAGCGTGTCTCACTCCAACTTCGGCATCGTCAAGAAATTGCTTGATGCGG GGGTGTGTAACGTGGATCAGCAGAACAAAGCGGGTTACACACCCATCATGCTGGCTGCACTCGCGGCTGTAGAAGGtccagaggacatgaaggtggtgGAGCAGCTCTTCACCGAAGGAGATGTCAATGCCAAGGCGAGCCAG GCCGGTCAGACGGCTCTGATGCTAGCCGTGAGCCACGGCAGGATGGACATGGTGCAGGCTCTCCTGGCGCGGGGCGCGGAGGTCAACCTCCAGGACGACGAGGGCTCCACGGCCCTCATGTGTGCCAGCGAGCACGGCCACGCCGACATCGTCA
- the LOC137608780 gene encoding KN motif and ankyrin repeat domain-containing protein 1-like isoform X3: protein MSSTTRGRPPLPPPYGSSLESKPSRNEGPAVPQTLNEPKPQPAARSLTSQRQHSMVERIPAENPKHVELEVINPPQPHPRRRLASFGGISSSGSLSPFTGLGAYNQNNNGNKPTGAGSDMHLSSSLGNRGSTGSLKLSPQSSGRSTPVKSLGPMHLQHVRDQMVIALQRLKELEEQVKIIPILHVKIAVLQEEKRQLAFQLGNQIENRDENEEIWKRAHGTEKADTGNQIIKGEGLEDILRSDSNNLGEFRQLTEEIQALESTLKGRHLQAWHGIVHRTLHDSAIKSLTDGMDKDISSNLSKSLKENKFVCTDQVAMRSVATEVCEDNLGIYTKRDSELDAQQLIVGNLKKRICLLEAELKESTLQTEMSRLKLELQTAGARNRADKASSAKPSTVSTSTEVKIQTASQGVGNHTELKDASAGETKEAKTVGTSYCRPELKDVCTGPDIPMSLWEVRERVETMEKGVGIHIYTNTQGVGMEIKLCNAQTNTDIPVERRKVNYRSVACGDCSVMVHEPKEVVSQGVTTDKVKGMDLGIMATPKTVSQRTNTVSSSVCRFTNTRNAFNTESSTNTIISTKDKHTNTPQTVMRTVSVGSQVKEVKCVPKTCTVDEGTSHLQVYAFKQIPATVPKATRDTGVGFANVNENFLVGLKTRNMASGPSRLPDPIKTRSIGVGEGRIWDFSVSSKQPGHTSQQSSQSQWDPELNHYIEKMQRLLRDHGDLLTQKTTQRDEVLQENRGSTNSKPSCSNKAGAQRGTEVHLLNAEPPANREIQSPFQLSLDSSKCDKANQEICQHGGNESEVKRMIQMLEQQASSALQDRPANASMLRSVTMKQKGDQSCSSNRKSMKFLRVTTGLEPVSSFNFSAGENSEEVERRGNQRLKISSQDGSQAKRGKTGSTKGSKGLVKSPPQQRFKLNERMFSACQALKMHLVDKSASPSRELHDCLQTIQQEWFSVSSQKTAAPETLEDYLSSFRVISPLVLQRIANMADGNGNTALHYSVSHSNFGIVKKLLDAGVCNVDQQNKAGYTPIMLAALAAVEGPEDMKVVEQLFTEGDVNAKASQAGQTALMLAVSHGRMDMVQALLARGAEVNLQDDEGSTALMCASEHGHADIVRLLLAQPGSDADLTDSDDSTALTIALEAGHNDIAVLLYAHSNFSKGQTQTAAHHSDRTGSSGGRSVFE from the exons ATGTCTTCTACAACCCGAGGTCGaccccctcttcctccaccgTATGGTTCTTCATTGGAGAGCAAACCCTCCAGGAATGAGGGACCAGCAGTGCCTCAAACACTCAATGAGCCAAAGCCTCAGCCTGCTGCGAGATCTTTGACTTCACAAAGACAGCACTCGATGGTGGAAAGGATCCCTGCAGAGAACCCAAAACACGTAGAGCTAGAGGTGATTAACCCACCTCAGCCCCATCCCCGAAGAAGACTGGCCAGCTTCGGAGGGATAAGCTCCTCTGGTTCGCTTTCCCCTTTCACTGGCCTGGGTGCATATAATCAGAATAACAATGGAAACAAACCTACTGGCGCAGGAAGTGATATGCATCTTAGTTCATCCCTGGGAAACAGAGGAAGCACAGGATCCCTGAAGTTAAGCCCACAGAGCTCGGGTAGAAGCACTCCGGTTAAAAGTCTTGGTCCCATGCACCTGCAGCATGTCCGTGATCAGATGGTGATTGCTCTCCAGAGACTGAAGGAGTTGGAGGAGCAGGTGAAAATCATCCCTATTCTTCATGTAAAAATCGCAGTCcttcaggaggaaaagaggCAGTTGGCCTTTCAACTTGGTAATCAGATTGAAaacagggatgaaaatgaagaaatatgGAAGCGAGCACATGGCACAGAAAAGGCAGACACTGGGAATCAGATAATTAAAGGGGAAGGACTTGAGGACATTTTGAGAAGTGACTCCAACAATCTTGGGGAGTTCAGACAactgactgaagagatacagGCTTTGGAATCAACACTTAAGGGCAGACATTTGCAAGCATGGCATGGAATAGTCCATCGTACTCTTCATGACAGTGCTATCAAGTCGTTAACAGATGGAATGGATAAAGATATCAGTAGCAACTTGTCTAAATctctaaaagaaaacaaatttgtGTGCACTGATCAAGTCGCAATGAGGTCCGTTGCAACAGAAGTTTGTGAAGATAATCTTGGAATTTATACAAAAAGGGATTCAGAGCTTGATGCCCAGCAACTAATAGTTGGCAACTTGAAGAAGAGAATTTGCCTCTTGGAGGCGGAGTTGAAAGAATCAACTCTCCAAACTGAGATGAGCCGTCTGAAACTGGAACTTCAGACTGCAGGAGCAAGAAACCGAGCTGATAAAGCTTCCTCTGCAAAGCCATCCACTGTGAGCACCAGCACTGAAGTGAAGATTCAGACTGCTAGCCAGGGAGTGGGCAATCACACTGAGCTCAAAGATGCCAGCGCAGGGGAgacaaaagaagcaaaaacagTGGGAACATCTTATTGTAGGCCTGAGCTGAAGGATGTCTGCACAGGCCCAGATATACCCATGAGCCTCTGGGAGGTCAGGGAGCGAGTGGAGACAATGGAGAAGGGTGTAGGGATCCACatttatacaaacacacaaggagTTGGGATGGAGATTAAGTTGTGCAATGCCCAAACCAACACAGACATTCCAGTAGAGAGAAGAAAGGTTAACTATAGATCGGTGGCTTGTGGGgactgctctgtgatggtccaTGAACCAAAGGAAGTGGTTTCTCAAGGTGTTACCACAGACAAAGTCAAAGGAATGGATTTGGGAATCATGGCAACACCAAAGACAGTTTCTCAACGTACCAACACAGTGTCCAGTTCAGTGTGTCGCTTTACGAACACCAGGAATGCCTTTAACACAGAGTCCAGTACTAATACTATCATAAGTActaaagacaaacacaccaacaccccTCAGACTGTTATGAGGACGGTGTCAGTAGGCAGCCAGGTCAAAGAAGTGAAATGTGTTCCTAAAACATGTACAGTTGATGAAGGAACCTCGCATCTGCAAGTGTATGCCTTCAAACAAATACCAGCAACAGTCCCCAAGGCGACAAGAGACACCGGTGTTGGATTTGCCAATGTTAATGAGAATTTCCTGGTTGGATTGAAAACCCGAAATATGGCCTCTGGGCCATCACGTCTTCCTGATCCCATCAAGACAAGGAGCATTGGCGTGGGGGAAGGAAGGATATGGGATTTCTCAGTTTCATCCAAACAACCTGGGCATACGTCCCAGCAATCTTCACAGTCCCAGTGGGACCCCGAGCTGAATCATTACATAGAGAAGATGCAAAGACTCCTCAGGGATCATGGAGACCTGctcacacagaaaacaactcAGAGAGACGAAGTTCTCCAGGAGAACCGAGGAAGTACCAACTCCAAACCATCCTGCAGTAACAAAGCTGGAGCACAAAGAGGAACAGAAGTCCACCTCTTAAATGCTGAGCCACCAG CCAACAGAGAGATTCAGTCCCCGTTTCAGCTTTCACTAGACTCCTCTAAGTGCGACAAAGCAAATCAAGAAATCTGCCAACATGGCGGTAATGAATCAGAGGTCAAAAGGATGATACAGATGTTGGAACAACAAGCCTCCTCAGCTCTGCAAG ACAGGCCCGCCAATGCCAGCATGCTGCGATCCGTTACGATGAAACAGAAGGGTGACCAAAGCTGTAGCAGCAACAGGAAGAGCATGAAGTTTTTGAGGGTGACCACAGG aTTGGAACCTGTGTCATCTTTCAATTTCTCTGCCGGTGAAAACTCTGAAGAGgtagaaaggagaggaaaccAAAGATTAAAGATATCTTCTCAAGATGGAAGCCAAGCAAAAAGGGGCAAAACGGGTTCCACTAAGGGATCAAAAGGGTTGGTGAAGTCACCTCCACAGCAGAG GTTTAAGCTAAACGAAAGGATGTTTTCTGCTTGTCAAGCCTTAAAGATGCATCTGGTTGATAAGTCAGCTTCACCCAGCAGGGAATTG CATGACTGTCTACAAACGATCCAGCAGGAATGGTTCTCCGTGTCCAGCCAAAAGACGGCTGCCCCTGAGACTTTGGAGGACTACTTGTCTTCTTTCCGGGTCATTTCACCATTGGTTCTGCAGCGTATAGCTAATATGGCCGATGGCAACGGGAACACAGCTTTGCACTACAGCGTGTCTCACTCCAACTTCGGCATCGTCAAGAAATTGCTTGATGCGG GGGTGTGTAACGTGGATCAGCAGAACAAAGCGGGTTACACACCCATCATGCTGGCTGCACTCGCGGCTGTAGAAGGtccagaggacatgaaggtggtgGAGCAGCTCTTCACCGAAGGAGATGTCAATGCCAAGGCGAGCCAG GCCGGTCAGACGGCTCTGATGCTAGCCGTGAGCCACGGCAGGATGGACATGGTGCAGGCTCTCCTGGCGCGGGGCGCGGAGGTCAACCTCCAGGACGACGAGGGCTCCACGGCCCTCATGTGTGCCAGCGAGCACGGCCACGCCGACATCGTCA